The Eleginops maclovinus isolate JMC-PN-2008 ecotype Puerto Natales chromosome 10, JC_Emac_rtc_rv5, whole genome shotgun sequence nucleotide sequence TTGAAACTCCTTATAGTCACGATCACTTTGTCAATAGGTGTCTCAAGAGTGTCTATATCACAGAGAGAAGCGGATGTCGATCGATCTGGTACATGACGACGTGGAGAAAGACCTCATAAGGGTAAAATTAAAGCTAGAGTAATGTGTGAGTTCTGATAGACACCTTGGTAAAGCAATAAGCATATGTTTATTTACCTTCACTGCAACAAGGAAGTGGAAGTCATTAAGTCATGTCAGGAAAGGATGAGGCGACATCTGGACAGAGCCATCGCTCAACTGGCGTGAGTCTGAAAAATCTATTTATGAACATTACTAAATCCAGGGTTTGACGTGTGTTTGATTGATCGTTTTGTTTCTGCATTGCTGTGTTGGGTTTCTCAGGTcaaacagagcagcacagcatgaaTTGGAAAGAGACATCAGTGACAAAGTGACAGCTCAGAGGATAGATGACAGGTGTCACCATCTGAGGAACACATCAGACGGTATCGGCTACTACCGAGGGATTGAAAGACTAGACCCCTCGTGAGTACAGTTTGATGTGATCAAATATTAACTGTTCTGTTTCATCACATCAAACAGCTGTTAACAATCtctcatgtttgtttaaacCAGCCTGGAATAGTTTAATTGTCAATCATAAAAAAGCCTTTGACAGACTTTGAAAGAGCTAAACAGATGATGCCCCTTTTTGTCCTAAAACTAGGTTTGAACATACCATAATGAATTTGCAGTTAGTCTACAACCTGGTGAGGCTAAACTTAGTGCTATGAGCCAGttgctaacatcagcatgctaacatgacACCACTAATATGCTTATGTTTTACAGGTATAGGTATATtagtgagtttttttttactatgttCAAAAACTTACTATAGCAAGATCGCTTGCTTAGCTTTTTAATGACACATAGTATAGCTGAAGCTGACTGAAATTGTATTCGTTTTGGAATTGGAAGTTTTATGTCTATACGTTTTGTCCTGATAAGGGTGCTGGGTTACACCAAAGTTAGGACAATTCATTCTGAGAGGGAAATTAATTTGTGGCAAACTTCATGGTAATCCATTCCAAGACGTTTcactaaaagaaaaactgataaTAATGATATGAAGATCTAAATGAAGGAGGGCTTGAGTAAAAATCAGGGAATCGACAAAGTCCGCTTCTTCCTCTGGGAATTATCAATAGGACCTTTCATcacaatccatccaatagttgtcaAGATATTTTAGTCAGGCTAAAGTGGTGTTCCAACTTACAGAACTATGCAGCCATCGTTCCGAATACACAAGTCATTCTTTTTCCCCTTTGTCAGACTCTCCCTGCCGGACTCATGGTCGAAGTTCACAGACGACAACATCCTGCACTCCCAAAGTGAACGAGCTTCCTCCCACAAGCTCAGGGATGAGATCGAGATCCTTCTGAACACCACGTCCAATGAGATGTGGAACCAGTTCAACAATGCTAACGTAGCTTTCACAAACCGCATATCAGAAACCGCTGATGCTAAGaacagcctgcagacacaccTGGCTAAGGTCATCCTCTTTTTTACATGACAATACATTCTTATTATGTTCTGTGTTGTGATGTATCAGACTGTCAGGTAAGAATGAAAAGTAAATCCGCCTGGATTATAAGGGAGTAGTTTCCAACAGGCAGTCACAAGGCTCTATGTTAAGGAACAAGACACAATCCATTCAGTGCTTAACTAAATGTGCATCTGATGAGAAGGGCATCATGTGTTTTCTCtacacaagaaaacacacagtccATATGAGctatatatatctttaaaacGCCCACATAATGTGGAATGTAAGATAAATCTTGACTGACTTCCCACTCCCTGTAGCGGACATTTTTTCCTGTCTGTAGTGGATTTTGTGAATGTTTACTGTAAAACATTCCTGTCAAAAGAGCGGCAGGAACGATGATAAATGTCCCTTTCATTGCTTGCGCCATATTCCACACTGGTTCTCATTGTTCTCCAGTTAATTGCTTGAGGTTGCACTTTGGAGAAACATTAGCTGTTGGATGGGTTTGaacactgacagcagctgtgATGTGAGGCACACAGTCCTTAATAATCCTCTGTCACCGTCAGTTGTAAGACTAGCCATTAGCTGAaattaaatatactttaatatTTGGACAGAGCTGGGCAATGTGCTCAGCTGAAATCTTGCCATGTACAGTGTTTACTTGTTCTGTGCTCCTACCAGGTGGATTCTTATCTTGTTCTCTTGATCTAGTCAATACTTCTTCTTTGAGCCTAATGACCCTCTATCAGCTGACCTGCTTGTTTTATGAATGAGAAACTCAGTTGTTACGTATATGATTTAacaatgatttgttttcatttcatttgattccGTATTTGCTTTGTCTCATCATCTAGACTCTGCAGGAGATCTTCCAGACGGAGATGCTGATCGAATCTCTGAAGAAGGCCCTCAGAGACAAAGAGTGCCCGCTGAAGGTGGCCCAAACCAGGCTGGAGGAGAGGACTCGCAGGCCCAATGTAGAACTCTGCAGGGACAACCCACACCATAGGTACTGTAGCTCTGCTAGTATTCCTTAAAAAAAGACCGgtcatttgttttgattgtggTTATACTTTGGGTACACTGCTGGTGGTTCCATATTACTAGCTAGCCAACACAATAATCTGTTTCCAGAAGTGCTAAATCATTTATCATCCATCCCTATTATTCGCATATGCTCCAATATGAGTTCTCCCTTTGCCCATGCTACACCCTTTCACCAAGTTTAATCAAAATCCAGCCATGCTATTTTAACGTAATACTGCTGACTATCAGACAAGCAGAGATGTAGTTTGTAGTTCAGCATTTAAGTGTCACTCCATACCATGTTTTTCTTGGGACTAcacgtttatttatttcacttcttGAGTTGCTTCTCTTTACCCTTCCAGACTTGTGAGTGAGGTGAGAGAGATAGAGGACACCATTCATAGGCTCCAGGAGAGGCTGATGGAGGCTGAGAACACTCTGCAGATTCTGGTCAAGACCAAAGTCACCTTGGAGCACGACCTGTCCATCAAGGCCAACTCTCTCTTCCTGGACCAGGAGAAGTGTATGAGCATGCGCAAGAGCTTTCCCAGCATGCCCCGTCTGGTGGGCTATACCTAAATAAGGTTTTAGAAAAAGAGAGTCTATATTTGAGAACAAATATAATTAACTATGATAGTTTCAATGCGGTTGGAGTGATTTTAAGGGTGGCTTGGTATGAAAATGACTTAACTATAAACAATGTGTTAACCATATGTATGTATGtggatgtaaaaagaaaaaaaaaaacaccattcaTTGTCCCCTGATGCTTAATTTTGCGCTTTTCACTGCACACTTCTGTTTTCTTGAAAAATGCTGGAAGGATAttaccaaatacaaataaaaagaataattaatcaaaataaatcactgcaTATACAACCCTCACGTCTACTGTAAATTGAATGATATCTAAAGGTGAGCATTGCCGTGAAAACCAATCACTTAACATGTTCTGTGGTCGCATTcaaagaacacattttctgcacagaacatcttcatttacatttaagcTATTAACACCATACAGTGCAGCGTGACCATCCGTTTAAATCACAGTTCTGTCTTCACACTTTGGACAGTGTTGCACAATCGGTGGTCCTGAAGCAAGTGTGACAAGtaatctttaaaacaaatagttGAGATTATATTATGCACACACTCAGAGCTGTCAGTTTGAACTGACCCAAATGTCACCCTGAGGGAGTGGTGACATGGAGATACACCCTTTGTCAGGTTAGAATGGCAAACACAGAACAGTTGATTATGAATGTGGATTGTGAAGGACTTAAGCGTTTTTACCATCCTTCTTTAATGACCCTTTACTCAATGCCTCACCCATGGGAGAAGCTGTGCAAACAATTTCTACATTATGTATGAAACCCCACACCCATCTTACAGGACTTAGACCCATAACACTCACTTCTCATTGgcctctttcttttcccccttCGTATTCACCCCTCCGTTCCCGATGCCTTCACTCCAGTAGAGGGAGGGGTGGCTACTATAGATTAACCCAGACTTGATCCtgcacatttaaagatgtttccTCTCATTTTGTTTATAAAGTCAACACCTTTTGGAGCCTGAACCAactatgtacacacacaaaaacactatCACACTTCTTGACCCAACCCTTCCTCTACTACTGCACTTCCTGTGTAACCTTTGGCTTTACAGAGGAATGCACAAACACCAATAATGTTTGAGTTTCAACGATACGTCCGTACAGGAGTCACTGCGTCTCCAACCAATAAATTGATCAACATTATCAGAACAAAGACGAGACAACATTATTTGACTTTTATCTGGTTCCATGTGTTCATTTGGTAATTCTCTCCcctgcagtttatttattttcaatatccTTGCTATCTTGAAGCACCAGTGAAAAGATGGTATGTGTCAGTTATAGTTTGTGTCTTTAATCAAAGTTAATGGAAGTTGTAGACAGTCGCTTGTTCCACTGGCAAAAGTCAATAATTAGACATACAGCAGGCATATTTGCTTTTCTCAGATTTATCGTATAATCTAGCTCCATCTAAATCATTTCAGAGGcattaaataaaagcatgaacacAGTTTCATTATACACATTCTACCAAGAGGGATGCAGTGAACATAATGATAAACCACTCTGTGTGTGAAACTTGCACTTTGATTTAGGTGTAAACCTTTACAACTGAGTTGTAAGTCACAGTCACAGTGGGCTCTCTCTGCTGTGCAAACAGCCTTGTGTTTGACTGTAACCCTCAGGAGCAAGTCAATGGCAGGAGGTCTCTGCCATGGTTTCCtacatgcagtgtgtgtttaatttctaTTCCCTCTACTGTGCCCAGGCACATTCCTGAGCCCTAGTATTGCAAAGAAAGGCCCCCTGTTGTCTAGCTCACATCAAAAGACTCCCTGCTCTCATCACCTTGTGATTAAACATACTGACAGATAGCACAGAgctgaggttttttttcttcgaTCCAACCCCCCAATCTGTCCTTTCTGCTTTCCCACTCAGAAAAACATAGTGGATATACTCATGAAATGCCACTTAAGTGCAATGAACCCCTGTTTCTATCGCCCTTTGAGGTTACGGTTCTCTGTTTGGATGGGACACAAATAGGTTTTCCTTTTTGACCTCCTCTGCCACCCCCGCATATGGGGAATGTACTCTGGAATTCTTACCGCAGTCCTGACATATTGGCGGTTTATTCTTAACACCCATTCTTGTTATAGATGCCCTGTGccctatgttttttttttaatgtttcttacATACCACCATGCCATACTAAAGAGCTGATCGCAGATCACTTGAGACTGGTGTCAACGGCAGAGGGTTTCTTACTCTGCACTGTAATTACAGACTTAGACTGAGTGTGCATCGTTGAAGGAGGAAAGTGGTTGACGTAATGGAGACTACTTGTTTGATTTAAACTATGACAATTAATTACCACTGATTAAACCATTTCGGTATTTATATTATTGGCTGATTTGGCTAGTACGGTGTAgacctaaaaaaataaaacataacgtGACATATCGTCACACTTTTAAGTTAATTTGGCTAATGTGACAAAATGGCCAACTTACACTTCCAGTAAAAACAGGACATTACTATCATCCTACACAAGTGATTTTTCTGGATAAACAAGTGTAAGACAAAATAGTTAGCCTCCTTTTTAGCTCCATTTTGGTCTCCACCATTAACTGAAATAAATCTCATTATGTTGCTATTTGGAAAGAAAACTAACTTCCTGAAAGAAGGTTGTTAAAGAGTTCTGAAACTCAACCATATCTTTacattaaatgtttatgtatatatatatatatatatatatatatatatatatatatataaaaaggaacTAAAATGCTTTGAAGAACTGCACAGTTATatgaaaattaaaatatatgaatCACTAGGATTAGTCCCTATCATATCAgttatatttattcaatgtataaaaatgttgatgaatGCAGGTGTAGTTGTCTGTGCTCAATTCAGTCTAAACTCTTTCGTTCATTGTTCGGATAAAATTTAAAGCGTATACTTTTTATGTAATATACAATTTGTCCCAAATCATTTAGGGCCCTTTCTTCTAATACCCTGCTGCAGTCACCATAGTAACACAGTATAGTTTGATTGTTATCCTCTCCTCCAATGCAGCTTCAACTTCAATCTTACACACAGAAACTTAAAACCTGAATGGAATGGCAATAAATGTTTGTCTTATTTTGACGCTCATCTGTCTGTTCTGGAAGAGcgatccctcctctgttgctttaACTGAGgttttttccacctttttacCCATAATAGTGTGtttgtggcatttttttcaTATCCGAAACCAGGGTTGAAAAAGGATCGAGGGTGTCGTATGCTGAACAGACTGTAAAGCCCCCCTGAGGCAACCATTAGCTTTATGATTTGGGGCTTTATAGAAAAAACTTTATTACATGCAAGTCACAAATGAATCACGAACAAATGTGTCTGGGTCATATATGATGgataaaaaccccaaaagacctAAAAATGGCCTTTACTGGAAATTGTTGTTTAAACCGCTCAATTATATAACACAATTATCACTTCATCTCCAGTCCTCTTAAAACTGCTGCAGAGCTGAGTTTGGACTGAACACTAAACATTCATGGGAACCAGCGCTTCCTGCCGCTTTTGGATCCTTGCCAAAGCTCTGAGTTTTCTCAAGAGGCTGTTTCACTGCTCCATTATTGGGCTATGGAGTGTGTCTATCACTGTAAGCAAGGATAAAACGAGAAAAAGAAACTAAGCAGGAATCCGTTGACTAATCGGCCAAGTTACAGTTACGAGGCTAGAGAGAGGAAGCTGGAGACGGACAGATAAggaacattttatattctgtGTGGTTTTCCATCCCAACTGCCATCCTCACATGCAGCGGCTCTGTGGTTGTGTTTACTGATGATAACCTGCTCACATGAGAAATCTTTGGCTCCTTAAACATGTATCCAATCAACATTATGTCCCCCAGCATTCTGCACATAACTGCATCTCCAACCAGGCAGTGGAGATAAACCAGAGGAGCCTAACTGCTAATCAAAGTTCAGGGGTCAGCCACAAAGACTGgcacacacagtaaaatgtGGAAAAGACAAAGGTCTCATGGGTCATTTGTGATATTGAGTGGAATTCTGGAACAATCCATAACGTTTAACTGTGAGTCCAATTGTTCACATTGTCCTTAGAAAGAGGAGTGGGAGTAAAATAGAGCGACACAGAAGTCAAGATACAGTACTGCAGTCTTTTGTGTTGAATCATAGTGAGGTGAGGGAGACTCACTATGATTCAGACTAAAAGCCACATTTattagatttctttttaaagagtTTTTCTCTGGAACCAAGGGAACAAGCACAgcataataaaaaacagaactgGTCcaaattgcagttttttttaatacaatttgcCCATTTTCATGGGCGTGACCTTACATACTTTTCACATCACTATTGACCAATTAAATGTCACGGGGTGATGTGTGAATCATGACCATGGGATTTCAGTAATGTCAGAGGTTTTCCACAAACTGATATTCTAGGCTAACAATAGAATAAGTAACTTTATTATTTGCATAGATTTCATAACATAGCAATGACATGACAACTTTGGTAAAACCCTTAATTTTTCCACCGGaaattatatcattattatctTTTGAGCTGGCCCACAGGGGTCTGTACTCACATCACGGGAGTGTATTGAGTTAAGGGACAGGGCTCGGTTGCCCCATCTGTTGTCAGCACTCTGTGTCTCTTGATTAAAGTGTGATGACAAGACAAGGATTGTGAGTAGCTTAtcacaataaacaaacacaatatatttaCCTCTCATCCCCTGTATCCCCATTGTTCTTGTCCTCATATATGCAATTGCTTGCATAATATTACTTAAAGGCTATGCTGTATGTGTGAGTTTGTATAAAGAGTTAGGTAGATCTGGCCAGAAA carries:
- the tekt3 gene encoding tektin-3; translated protein: MELMGSTLTATYARPKTSHFLPAISTMASSYRNTQPALAMNPSANLWRTNSYFKSSSSVPNCSSMQRENLDLVRAKTMFYPSNRTALSTRYTPDDWYKSNISNYRESEASRKSAERLRRDTIRLMQDKDQLTRRTQESTSKNIGERLNDVVFWRSELSHEIDNMVTEIAALTDVKRRLERGLAETEGPLQVSQECLYHREKRMSIDLVHDDVEKDLIREVEVIKSCQERMRRHLDRAIAQLASNRAAQHELERDISDKVTAQRIDDRCHHLRNTSDGIGYYRGIERLDPSLSLPDSWSKFTDDNILHSQSERASSHKLRDEIEILLNTTSNEMWNQFNNANVAFTNRISETADAKNSLQTHLAKTLQEIFQTEMLIESLKKALRDKECPLKVAQTRLEERTRRPNVELCRDNPHHRLVSEVREIEDTIHRLQERLMEAENTLQILVKTKVTLEHDLSIKANSLFLDQEKCMSMRKSFPSMPRLVGYT